The proteins below come from a single Dinghuibacter silviterrae genomic window:
- a CDS encoding contractile injection system tape measure protein translates to MSQPYVIQRYIWDIAYSSREKAYVLQTRFSRLFEQEAVPLMETVFEACIPPHQVLRLDTLELDLGILDVDHIERDFPDRFRVALERAILERLGAVAGAPSVSDPRQGPFGPDTLPPGANPGDPPRSAELLEYFLLEGILPWWASHQPEDAPQHLLERLYATAPGQLLPVLLRTGQLAYVRRRLAYQFPDPALHAVVSLLAPGEGPFISGYHDTLVRTQQETRWVPEETNPFSREIWLFILTFLLKDMAGQFNRRAFARQTLMDIAGHYNVSYSELLALFSNALAQTASRFQDQDALQKILRELILEDEGDEPETEATDTFRWDVLDLEAQLDWLRHYLLDLDQPPVMTASTRQLPAAPAATRPDKPLPVVLSTLFTRLPSSLRRTLADLGQATAVRERVVDSFGDAGLKIVVRLEEPTHAEFILDYATRIQTARRPQTGPGAFRRVVWTIILGYLWTEKGSVFNTRMFLERQLSGLASHYRLSYHALLSLLVGEHGAGAPPDLEGETAGWGVLEPSSLFRLLLDIWKESVQQSPGVPSSVAPGTTPAATSAAAAAALAGNTPTAASTEEGVPPLRDVAGLAEGKALTGESAGLAERGAQPGDTATSAKGDTQLPAGMPPAEGDTPASSAFFAPEAADLFRALLRLLQGLTPLEATLPGPGPTVADWERALPLLKGLAMEEKGPLPSWWDERPSSEGGHFLEEVLRWLSERTGLETRALVQGLAYGAMLGGAGEAPETTGARTLRFLLVAASPALSGPSAQSGTPQRWTPGIARLITTWMDSTQTRGVPDPRLETALQTWMGKRHPGWDRRTLAFMQDIRRLFLSVIRGTAERSAFDTLFLECALLFLGDRYGAKDPQTFAVALLSFLEARRRGGIPLYAALLKASAPPFAFSLDGAPFLPSFRALLRRRLPAGVEVSTEAQGGAETRDNEEKRRTAKADERANAAARARADRLEAQRRIAQELAEQRRQEEQRRKEEEKTRPKKKPALAGLYVRNAGLVLLHPLLPTLFQRLQWLEKGQFVHEEAQQRAVHLLQYLVYGQEMTKTEPVEQDLVLNKILCGLNLEDPVPLEVNLTEAETSLGEELLRVVLQQWTKLGKTSPDGLRVSFLQRDGSLAETQEAWTLRVEQRGIDVLLPFLPWGWGLIKTTWMHKNLHVEWT, encoded by the coding sequence ATGAGCCAGCCGTATGTCATCCAACGCTACATCTGGGACATTGCCTACTCCTCCAGGGAAAAAGCCTACGTCCTTCAAACCCGCTTTAGCCGTCTTTTCGAACAGGAAGCCGTCCCCCTCATGGAAACCGTCTTCGAGGCCTGCATCCCACCCCATCAGGTGCTCCGTCTCGATACCCTGGAGCTCGACCTCGGCATCCTCGATGTTGACCACATCGAAAGAGACTTTCCCGATCGGTTCCGGGTGGCCCTCGAAAGGGCCATTCTGGAGCGGCTGGGCGCGGTGGCCGGCGCGCCGTCTGTCAGCGACCCACGTCAGGGCCCCTTCGGGCCCGACACCCTGCCGCCCGGTGCCAACCCCGGCGACCCACCACGATCCGCCGAACTCCTGGAATATTTTCTCCTCGAAGGTATCCTCCCCTGGTGGGCCTCACACCAGCCGGAGGACGCACCCCAGCACCTCCTCGAACGCCTGTATGCGACAGCGCCCGGCCAATTGCTCCCAGTGTTGTTGCGCACCGGCCAACTCGCCTACGTCCGCCGGCGCCTCGCCTACCAGTTCCCCGATCCGGCGCTCCACGCTGTCGTAAGCCTGCTCGCGCCCGGCGAGGGACCCTTTATATCCGGTTACCACGACACCCTTGTCCGTACCCAACAGGAAACCCGTTGGGTACCGGAAGAAACCAACCCTTTTTCCCGCGAAATATGGTTGTTCATCCTGACGTTCCTGCTCAAGGACATGGCCGGCCAATTCAACCGAAGGGCCTTTGCCCGGCAAACGCTGATGGACATTGCCGGACACTACAACGTCAGCTACTCAGAACTCCTGGCGCTTTTTTCCAACGCCCTCGCCCAAACGGCCAGCCGTTTCCAGGACCAGGATGCGCTCCAAAAAATCCTGCGCGAACTCATCCTCGAAGACGAAGGCGATGAACCGGAAACCGAAGCCACCGACACGTTCCGCTGGGACGTCCTCGACCTTGAGGCACAGTTGGATTGGCTTCGCCACTACCTGCTCGACCTTGATCAGCCGCCGGTGATGACAGCCTCGACCCGGCAGCTACCGGCGGCACCCGCTGCCACGCGGCCCGACAAACCCCTGCCCGTCGTCCTTTCTACACTATTTACCCGTTTACCCTCTTCGCTCCGCCGGACCCTCGCGGACCTCGGTCAGGCCACCGCCGTCCGGGAGCGCGTCGTGGACTCCTTTGGCGATGCCGGCCTGAAAATCGTCGTGCGTCTCGAAGAACCCACCCATGCCGAATTCATCCTGGATTACGCCACCCGCATACAAACCGCCCGGCGCCCCCAAACCGGACCCGGGGCGTTTAGAAGGGTCGTATGGACCATCATCCTGGGCTATCTGTGGACAGAAAAGGGTTCCGTCTTCAATACCCGCATGTTCCTCGAAAGACAACTGTCCGGGTTGGCAAGCCACTACCGCCTTTCCTACCACGCGCTCCTCTCCCTCCTCGTAGGAGAACATGGCGCGGGCGCTCCTCCTGACCTGGAGGGCGAGACTGCCGGCTGGGGGGTACTGGAGCCAAGTTCGCTTTTCCGCTTGCTATTGGATATATGGAAGGAATCCGTACAACAAAGCCCCGGCGTACCGTCTTCTGTAGCGCCCGGGACCACGCCCGCCGCAACCAGCGCTGCTGCAGCGGCGGCTCTTGCCGGCAATACGCCGACGGCTGCCTCGACAGAAGAAGGGGTCCCGCCACTTCGCGACGTCGCGGGCCTTGCCGAGGGGAAGGCGTTGACTGGCGAGAGCGCGGGCCTTGCCGAACGGGGGGCGCAGCCGGGCGACACCGCGACTTCTGCGAAAGGCGACACGCAGCTCCCTGCGGGAATGCCCCCGGCCGAAGGCGATACCCCGGCGTCCAGCGCCTTTTTTGCGCCGGAAGCTGCCGACCTTTTCCGGGCATTGCTGCGCCTCTTGCAAGGTTTGACACCCCTGGAAGCCACCCTCCCGGGTCCCGGTCCGACGGTGGCCGATTGGGAGCGGGCGCTTCCTTTGCTAAAGGGGTTGGCCATGGAAGAAAAGGGCCCGCTGCCCTCTTGGTGGGATGAACGTCCTTCGTCGGAAGGGGGACACTTCCTGGAGGAAGTCCTTCGCTGGCTGTCGGAGCGGACCGGGCTGGAGACGCGTGCGCTGGTACAGGGGTTGGCGTATGGCGCGATGTTGGGGGGAGCGGGCGAAGCACCGGAAACCACCGGCGCCCGGACCTTACGGTTTTTGTTGGTGGCGGCTTCACCGGCGTTAAGCGGGCCATCCGCACAAAGCGGCACCCCGCAAAGATGGACACCGGGCATTGCACGCCTGATTACGACCTGGATGGACTCCACCCAAACGAGAGGGGTTCCGGATCCGCGCCTGGAGACGGCCCTTCAGACCTGGATGGGCAAACGGCATCCGGGTTGGGACAGGCGTACCCTGGCTTTTATGCAAGACATCCGCAGGCTGTTCCTGTCGGTCATCCGCGGCACGGCGGAGCGCTCCGCGTTCGATACTTTATTCCTGGAATGCGCGTTGCTTTTCCTGGGTGATCGTTACGGTGCCAAGGACCCGCAGACCTTTGCGGTGGCACTGTTGTCCTTCCTGGAAGCGCGACGCAGGGGAGGGATCCCGTTGTACGCCGCCTTGCTAAAGGCGTCGGCCCCGCCCTTTGCGTTTTCATTGGATGGCGCACCCTTCCTGCCGTCGTTCCGCGCACTGCTGAGGCGGCGCCTGCCGGCGGGCGTCGAGGTGAGCACGGAGGCGCAGGGAGGCGCGGAAACGCGAGACAACGAGGAGAAGCGAAGAACCGCGAAAGCGGACGAACGCGCGAACGCAGCCGCACGCGCGCGCGCCGACCGCCTGGAGGCGCAGCGCCGCATCGCCCAGGAACTCGCGGAGCAACGACGGCAAGAGGAACAACGGCGGAAAGAAGAGGAGAAAACCCGCCCGAAGAAAAAACCCGCCCTTGCGGGCCTTTATGTACGCAATGCGGGCCTGGTTTTGCTGCACCCGCTCCTGCCTACGCTTTTCCAGAGGCTGCAGTGGCTGGAGAAGGGGCAGTTTGTCCATGAGGAGGCGCAGCAGCGCGCGGTGCACTTGCTGCAGTACCTGGTGTATGGGCAGGAAATGACGAAAACCGAACCGGTCGAACAGGACCTTGTCCTCAATAAAATTCTTTGTGGTTTGAACCTGGAAGACCCCGTCCCTTTGGAAGTAAACCTGACGGAGGCGGAGACGTCCCTGGGCGAAGAGCTTTTGAGGGTAGTCTTGCAACAATGGACGAAGCTGGGCAAAACGAGCCCGGACGGATTGAGGGTTTCTTTCCTGCAACGGGACGGGTCGCTGGCGGAAACGCAGGAGGCGTGGACCCTGCGCGTGGAACAACGGGGGATCGACGTCCTCTTGCCCTTTCTCCCCTGGGGTTGGGGCCTGATCAAAACCACCTGGATGCATAAAAATCTGCACGTAGAATGGACATAA
- a CDS encoding baseplate J/gp47 family protein: protein MTSSLSQRERLKAALIPDNLEIEERTLEDWLLLVASLSREFALYGFDDKPVGDWEPFFTGDLHFWSAVFSKMPVLELGTVYERLLKSLQAAGGGAEGIFRSMVQMVEHTTDQLAGASEKIGILPTQDALGDMARFLSTNRTEILQGLQSEAGSPDQERVLEQLHQLFTEILTQFNLLRETALQYLETHPILEGTYSPHLGLLLAFLHVFRHLRTQINHLTREHLDFYYRDVLGIVSLQEVPDKVHVLFEPDLNMGRILLPGGTGLLAKIPGVKDPVPYTLAEDLMVNKCTVASLKTVCISENPVFFDDTHQPVLSNFQVYQGDYPVLSPAQYLKSTVLPPTWPVFGEGQENLGEDQRTMTMATLGLMLGSPLFYLPEGKREIHLTFYFESASFKSLLDYLHQFSVSAGKTVEAVLGEVMTHAWTIAYTGPTGWVTLDDYTVQLPESPEDSWLLLCMYLAPDAPAMMCYNPALHTGTYQTHHPLLRLLANPENSHNAYSFFKGLVMERIQIRSCVEGFRDVQLQNANGNLSPQSPFQPFGPLPFVGSYLDIRNSNVFNRYTSKIHLTFQWLELPKVPGGFATYYDAYGTKVRNSDFRVSIGALSEGQCRPQASRRQEMSLFAVNNEEQDILEDENTLEPLDTKRLEMVNIPLQEKDALGTDAFFRNGAIRLELLGPPDAFGHALFPRVFPEIIQHNVRYKHDKLPLPNPPYTPKVKTITIDYNLEYAEAFKEGSKEANGSGGLDVFHLYPFGFRKVYPVREQQVLSFIPTIDSAGNLYIGLNAVAKEGELSLLFQLEESNFHHTLHTTEVPSWSYLRDNTWVPFPGMYVLTDTTNRFINSGQVKIRIPNDINTKHTAMPTGLFWLRVSVQGKTDIRSRVVGIYTQAALAQRVLDGTTPPLDRDFRLPPGSIQEFAHKVRGIQQIYQVFPSFGGQPAETHHQYYTRVSERLRHKERPLTALDIEQWVLQRFPSLSVVKCFGAGPTNPGVYPGVNLQVIVIPAPGPDLAGRSDRPQASLATLLAIKNALIGVLSPFVQVEVGNPIYERVKVVCSVRFSQAGGPAFADRGSFLKKLHDDLKQHICPWLFEADAASQIGADLYLSELMAFIKKRPYIQEVTGFSLVHFFEEKNNITGELSAVCVDTARTPTSRLRGSVREAILVPSEQHLITVLDEPAFEEPRGSGIGDFILGRELLVSEPRPLPVFPPPSERMEDPEEYIDLTLNPIV, encoded by the coding sequence ATGACCAGTAGCCTGAGCCAGCGGGAACGTCTGAAAGCCGCCCTGATCCCGGACAACCTGGAGATAGAGGAAAGGACACTGGAGGACTGGCTCCTCCTGGTGGCCAGCCTCTCCAGGGAGTTCGCGCTGTATGGCTTCGACGACAAACCCGTGGGCGACTGGGAACCGTTTTTTACCGGCGACCTCCACTTCTGGAGCGCCGTCTTTTCCAAAATGCCGGTCCTGGAGCTGGGCACGGTGTACGAACGCCTGCTCAAGTCCCTCCAGGCGGCGGGGGGCGGGGCCGAAGGTATTTTCCGTTCCATGGTGCAGATGGTCGAGCACACCACGGACCAACTGGCGGGCGCTTCCGAAAAGATCGGTATCCTGCCTACACAAGACGCGCTGGGAGACATGGCGCGTTTTCTTTCCACCAACCGCACCGAGATCCTCCAGGGTTTGCAATCCGAGGCGGGCTCCCCTGACCAGGAACGCGTCCTGGAACAGCTCCACCAACTGTTTACCGAGATCCTCACCCAGTTCAACCTGCTCCGGGAAACGGCGCTTCAATACCTGGAGACCCATCCCATCCTGGAAGGGACGTATTCTCCCCACCTGGGTTTGCTCCTCGCTTTCCTGCATGTTTTCCGGCACCTGCGTACACAGATCAACCACCTGACCAGGGAACACCTGGATTTTTATTACCGGGACGTCCTGGGGATTGTCTCCCTGCAGGAAGTCCCCGATAAGGTCCACGTGCTGTTCGAACCCGACCTAAACATGGGGCGTATCTTACTACCCGGTGGAACGGGGCTGCTGGCCAAAATCCCGGGCGTCAAAGACCCGGTGCCCTATACACTCGCGGAGGACCTCATGGTGAACAAGTGTACGGTGGCTTCGCTCAAAACGGTTTGTATCAGCGAAAACCCGGTATTTTTTGACGACACCCATCAACCGGTCCTAAGCAACTTCCAGGTCTACCAGGGCGATTATCCCGTGTTGTCCCCCGCACAATACCTCAAAAGCACGGTACTGCCGCCCACCTGGCCTGTCTTTGGAGAAGGACAGGAAAACCTCGGGGAAGACCAGCGCACCATGACCATGGCCACCCTTGGCCTGATGCTGGGCTCACCGCTGTTCTACCTCCCCGAGGGCAAACGCGAGATCCACCTGACCTTTTATTTCGAGAGCGCGTCCTTTAAAAGCCTGCTCGACTATCTCCACCAGTTCTCCGTGTCCGCGGGCAAAACGGTCGAGGCGGTCCTGGGCGAGGTCATGACCCACGCCTGGACGATTGCCTACACCGGGCCCACTGGCTGGGTCACCCTGGATGATTACACGGTGCAACTACCCGAGTCTCCGGAGGACAGCTGGCTGCTCTTGTGTATGTACCTTGCGCCCGATGCCCCGGCGATGATGTGCTACAACCCGGCCCTTCATACGGGTACCTACCAAACCCATCACCCCCTTTTACGGTTGCTCGCCAACCCGGAGAATTCGCACAACGCGTATTCCTTTTTCAAGGGCCTCGTGATGGAAAGGATCCAGATCCGGTCCTGCGTGGAAGGCTTCCGGGACGTGCAGCTCCAGAACGCCAATGGCAACCTGAGCCCCCAAAGCCCGTTCCAACCTTTTGGCCCGCTGCCTTTTGTGGGCAGCTACCTGGACATCCGCAACTCCAACGTCTTTAACCGTTATACGAGCAAAATCCACCTGACGTTCCAGTGGCTGGAGCTCCCCAAGGTCCCGGGCGGTTTTGCCACCTACTACGACGCTTATGGCACCAAGGTCCGCAACAGCGACTTCCGCGTCAGCATAGGCGCCCTTTCCGAAGGACAATGCCGGCCCCAGGCTTCGCGCAGACAGGAGATGTCCCTTTTTGCCGTCAACAACGAAGAACAAGACATCCTGGAGGACGAAAACACCCTCGAACCCCTGGATACGAAACGCCTGGAAATGGTCAACATCCCGCTCCAGGAAAAAGACGCGTTGGGTACCGACGCCTTTTTCCGGAACGGCGCCATCCGCCTGGAGTTGCTGGGGCCGCCCGATGCTTTTGGGCACGCCCTTTTTCCCCGCGTATTCCCGGAAATCATCCAACACAACGTCCGCTACAAACACGACAAATTACCGTTGCCCAATCCGCCCTATACCCCGAAGGTGAAAACCATCACCATCGACTACAACCTCGAATACGCCGAGGCTTTTAAGGAAGGCAGCAAGGAAGCCAACGGGTCCGGCGGCCTGGACGTCTTCCACCTCTACCCCTTTGGGTTCCGGAAGGTCTACCCCGTACGGGAGCAGCAGGTCCTGTCCTTTATCCCGACCATCGACAGCGCCGGGAACCTGTATATCGGTTTGAACGCCGTGGCGAAAGAAGGCGAATTGTCCCTGCTTTTCCAACTGGAGGAAAGCAACTTCCACCACACCCTTCATACCACCGAAGTCCCCTCCTGGAGCTACCTGCGCGACAATACCTGGGTACCCTTCCCCGGCATGTACGTCCTCACGGACACGACCAACCGCTTTATCAATTCGGGTCAGGTAAAAATAAGGATACCGAACGACATCAACACGAAGCATACCGCCATGCCCACCGGACTTTTCTGGCTTCGGGTCTCCGTACAGGGGAAGACCGATATCCGCTCCAGGGTGGTCGGCATCTATACCCAGGCGGCCCTGGCCCAGCGCGTCCTGGACGGCACCACACCTCCCCTCGACCGCGACTTCCGCCTGCCCCCCGGCTCCATCCAGGAATTTGCCCACAAGGTGAGGGGCATCCAGCAGATCTACCAGGTCTTTCCCAGCTTCGGGGGGCAACCCGCCGAGACCCACCACCAGTATTATACCCGAGTGAGCGAACGCCTCCGGCACAAGGAACGCCCGCTCACCGCCCTCGACATCGAACAATGGGTCCTCCAGCGTTTCCCGTCCCTGTCCGTCGTGAAGTGTTTTGGCGCCGGCCCCACCAACCCCGGGGTCTATCCCGGTGTCAACCTCCAGGTCATCGTCATCCCAGCGCCCGGTCCGGACCTCGCAGGGCGGAGCGACCGGCCCCAGGCCAGCCTCGCCACCCTGCTCGCCATCAAAAACGCCCTGATCGGGGTGCTCTCCCCCTTTGTCCAGGTCGAGGTGGGCAATCCCATTTACGAACGAGTCAAGGTCGTGTGCAGCGTCCGTTTTTCCCAGGCCGGCGGCCCTGCCTTTGCCGACCGCGGCTCGTTCCTCAAAAAGCTCCACGACGACCTCAAACAACACATCTGTCCCTGGCTCTTCGAGGCCGACGCCGCCAGCCAGATCGGTGCCGATCTCTATCTTTCGGAGCTCATGGCATTTATCAAAAAACGGCCATACATCCAGGAAGTCACCGGTTTTTCATTGGTTCATTTTTTTGAGGAAAAAAACAACATTACCGGCGAACTGTCCGCGGTCTGCGTTGACACGGCCCGCACCCCTACCAGCCGGTTGAGGGGATCGGTCCGCGAAGCCATCCTGGTCCCCTCGGAACAACACCTGATCACGGTGCTGGACGAACCCGCCTTCGAAGAACCCCGGGGTTCCGGCATCGGCGACTTCATCCTCGGCCGGGAGCTCCTCGTATCGGAGCCAAGGCCCCTGCCGGTGTTCCCGCCCCCGTCCGAACGTATGGAAGACCCTGAAGAATATATAGACCTCACCCTCAACCCCATCGTATGA
- a CDS encoding GPW/gp25 family protein, which produces MAKNKQSFLGTGWSFPVCFDPIGLRLRMASDQEDIEESIRIILSTTPGERIMQPTFGCNLHRFVFEKIDAALVAELNHVIFNALLDFEPRVNFLGAEVIQQDELDGVLHLRIDYSIIITNTRHNMVYPFYYTEGTNVSSVYKQGRTLP; this is translated from the coding sequence ATGGCGAAAAACAAACAATCCTTTTTAGGCACCGGCTGGAGTTTCCCCGTCTGTTTCGACCCGATCGGGCTTCGCCTCCGGATGGCCTCCGACCAGGAGGACATAGAGGAAAGCATCCGCATCATCCTCAGTACGACGCCGGGGGAACGGATCATGCAACCCACCTTTGGCTGCAACCTCCATCGCTTTGTCTTTGAAAAAATCGACGCGGCCCTCGTCGCCGAGCTCAACCACGTCATCTTTAACGCCCTTCTGGACTTCGAACCCCGGGTCAACTTCCTGGGAGCGGAGGTCATCCAACAGGACGAGCTTGACGGCGTGCTGCACCTACGGATCGACTATTCGATCATCATCACCAATACCCGGCACAACATGGTCTATCCCTTCTACTACACCGAAGGGACCAATGTGTCTTCCGTTTACAAACAAGGGAGGACCCTGCCATGA
- a CDS encoding phage baseplate assembly protein V, with protein MSAKSPNEIQDPTLLVNLYVGGSPLQDLPVDKIEVVHEVNKISTAEVTIIYKPKDGTGEDPTQDNPFESGKTLEVKAGYGHQASNAATIFKGVMVRERIEHKPDGTFQQNITCKHGAVEMTNDTTAKDFYNQTDSDILSSLIKQCKNSLTSSVDSTTTSLPYLPKQEGTSDWDFLLARAEFNGFMVTSGPDSLKVSKPDLTSNPVLSIAMGVSIISFHVETHTEKQPTTATAQAWDVKNQVLLSVDAVEPTLTGPLKTAIDASSSMQTEAFILKSNTALTKDELQSWASGRLFRIRLSALRGSLGFIGNADIQPGNMIELAGVTGVYNGNIFVSQVKHSIDQGNWLTTVQLGLEDTSVTEKKKFAPPPAGGQIPPIQGLQVGTVKKIFEDPDSEYRILVTLPSKAQTQEGVWARVSNFYATSAAGSVFLPEIGDEVVLGFLETDPRFPIVLGSLYSSTKAPPQTASDNNNYIKSLVTKSKLKVSFDDQNTVLTLSTPGGSSITLSDQDGSITVKDKNGNTATFNSSGIVLDSKADIKLKATGNIELNATGKVSITATQDVAVSGMNVNHTANVGFSAKGNATAELSASAQTTVKGGIVMIN; from the coding sequence ATGAGCGCGAAATCACCCAACGAGATCCAGGACCCCACCCTCCTGGTCAATTTGTACGTCGGCGGCTCCCCCCTCCAGGACCTGCCCGTCGATAAAATCGAGGTGGTGCACGAGGTCAACAAGATTTCCACGGCGGAGGTCACCATCATCTATAAGCCAAAAGACGGTACCGGCGAAGACCCCACCCAGGACAACCCGTTTGAATCCGGGAAAACGCTGGAGGTCAAAGCCGGGTATGGCCACCAGGCCTCCAATGCCGCCACCATTTTCAAGGGCGTCATGGTCCGTGAAAGGATCGAGCACAAACCCGACGGCACGTTCCAGCAAAACATTACGTGCAAACACGGGGCGGTGGAAATGACCAACGACACCACCGCCAAGGATTTCTACAACCAGACGGATTCGGACATTCTCTCCAGCCTCATCAAGCAGTGCAAAAACAGCCTGACGTCTAGTGTGGACTCCACCACTACGTCGCTCCCCTATCTTCCCAAGCAGGAAGGAACCTCCGACTGGGACTTCCTGCTGGCCAGGGCGGAGTTTAACGGATTCATGGTCACCTCAGGTCCCGACAGCCTAAAGGTCTCTAAACCGGACCTGACCAGTAATCCCGTGCTGTCGATCGCGATGGGCGTGTCCATCATCTCCTTTCACGTCGAAACCCATACGGAAAAGCAACCCACCACGGCCACCGCCCAGGCCTGGGACGTCAAAAACCAGGTGCTCCTGTCGGTAGATGCGGTGGAACCCACCCTCACCGGTCCCCTTAAAACAGCCATTGACGCCTCTTCTTCCATGCAGACCGAAGCGTTTATCCTAAAGTCCAACACCGCCCTCACCAAGGACGAGCTCCAGTCCTGGGCCAGTGGACGGCTTTTCCGCATCCGGCTCAGCGCCCTCCGCGGGTCGCTCGGTTTTATCGGCAACGCCGACATCCAGCCCGGCAACATGATCGAGCTGGCCGGCGTAACGGGCGTCTACAACGGCAACATCTTCGTCTCCCAGGTCAAACACAGCATCGACCAGGGCAACTGGCTGACGACCGTCCAACTGGGGCTGGAGGATACGTCTGTAACGGAAAAAAAGAAATTCGCCCCGCCCCCTGCCGGCGGCCAGATACCCCCCATCCAGGGACTACAGGTGGGCACGGTCAAAAAGATCTTTGAGGACCCAGACTCCGAATACCGTATCCTGGTCACCCTCCCCTCGAAGGCCCAGACCCAGGAAGGCGTCTGGGCAAGGGTCTCCAATTTTTATGCGACCTCCGCAGCGGGCTCGGTCTTTCTCCCGGAAATCGGTGATGAAGTCGTCCTGGGTTTCCTGGAAACCGACCCCCGTTTCCCCATCGTCCTGGGTTCGCTCTACAGCAGCACCAAGGCGCCCCCCCAAACAGCATCCGACAACAACAACTATATAAAGTCGCTGGTCACCAAAAGCAAGCTTAAGGTGAGCTTTGACGACCAGAACACCGTCCTCACCCTGTCGACCCCCGGGGGCAGTTCGATCACGCTGAGCGACCAGGATGGATCCATCACGGTCAAGGACAAGAACGGCAACACGGCCACGTTCAACTCCTCCGGCATCGTCCTCGATTCCAAGGCGGATATAAAGCTCAAGGCCACGGGCAATATCGAGCTCAACGCTACGGGCAAGGTCAGCATCACCGCCACGCAGGACGTAGCCGTGAGCGGCATGAACGTCAACCATACGGCCAACGTTGGTTTTTCCGCAAAGGGCAACGCCACCGCGGAACTGTCCGCGTCGGCGCAGACCACGGTAAAAGGTGGCATTGTTATGATAAACTAA
- a CDS encoding CIS tube protein: protein MTTSTLAKLKIQACSDPQGNSPTDSIDASINPDSYSLSYGVSYKGSQEKLSNAVTQIFQGMSDTSLSLDIVVDGTGLVPLPSGVSDVDGYLKKLKDIVYTYQGTYHRPNYLKITWGNLIFLGVCDSMSTKYTLFNPSGAALRATVSLKFKQNTDFETKLKLAQASSPDLTHVRTVKAGDTLPLMAYRIYGDSAYYTLVARANNLDHFASIRPGDELYFPPLTS, encoded by the coding sequence ATGACGACAAGTACCCTGGCCAAACTAAAAATCCAAGCCTGTTCGGACCCCCAGGGCAACAGTCCCACGGATTCGATCGACGCCTCCATTAACCCGGACAGCTATTCGCTCTCCTACGGGGTCAGCTATAAAGGATCCCAGGAAAAGCTCAGCAATGCCGTTACCCAGATTTTCCAGGGCATGTCGGATACGAGCCTAAGCCTGGATATTGTGGTCGACGGCACCGGACTGGTGCCTTTGCCGTCCGGTGTCTCGGATGTAGACGGCTATCTGAAAAAACTCAAAGACATCGTGTATACCTACCAGGGGACCTATCACCGGCCCAACTACCTGAAGATTACCTGGGGCAACCTTATATTTTTAGGTGTATGCGATTCCATGTCGACCAAATACACCCTTTTTAACCCGTCAGGGGCTGCACTCAGGGCGACCGTCTCCCTGAAGTTCAAACAGAACACCGACTTCGAGACAAAGCTCAAGCTCGCCCAGGCCAGCTCACCGGACCTGACACACGTGCGTACGGTCAAAGCCGGGGACACCCTCCCCCTGATGGCCTACCGGATCTATGGGGACAGCGCCTATTACACCTTGGTGGCCAGGGCCAACAACCTTGATCATTTTGCCTCGATCCGCCCGGGGGACGAGCTGTACTTCCCACCGTTAACCAGTTAA